AGTCTCAAAATTACAAATGGCTTGTTTAGCTACAAACATGGCTGCACAattaaaatagttcacccaaaaatgaaaattcggttatgaattactcaccctcatgttgtttcaaacccgtaagaccttcgttcatcttcagaacgcaaattaagatatttttgatgaaatctgagagctttctgacgcttaatagacagcaatgcaaaaaTGTTCCAAGACCCAAAAATGTAgtaagtccatgtgacatcagtggttcaactgtaattttacaaagctacgaggagactttttgtgtgcaaagaaataaaaaataacaacttcattcaacaatttatcTTCacttttcttaatttgtgttatgaagatgaacgaaggtcttgcgggttttggaacaacatgagggtaagtaattaatgacagaattttaatatttgggtgaactatttgtttaattaaaatactgacTCACAATATGGTATAGTGAAACTATTAAACCTCTCCCAATTGAGGAGGTTTCTATTATAGTTGGGTGCTGGCTATTCTAAGACCCACCATGGACTAACCTCCCATACTGTGGGCTACCCACACCACAGGCCTGTCCCCTACACCTGCATCCTTCAATTTCCTAAGCAGTTCCTGACTCCTGTAGGCCAAGGACTTCCTGTATAGCACAAAAAGCAAAGACAAACACGGATATTTGGTATACTATcccctgttgaaaaatccagcatatgctggttaggtatgttttgaagtaTGGCCGCcagtttgagctggtttaagatggttgTGTTCTGGTTCTAAGCTTGTCCTGAGCAGGAGGTAGTTGATTAGGACCAccacatgaccagctaaaaaccatcttaaaccagctcatgaccagctaaggaccagcttaaaccaacagccatgcttcaaaacatacctaaccagcatatgctggatttttcgaCAGGGATGTTAAGTTAATCAGATAATTTAgtaatacaaacattaaaaattaaatgtttacctTTGGTTTTCAGCAGGACACTTAGCTTTCCAGTCGCTTAAATGAGTGTCATACTCAACAGACAGGATTCTGAGGTTTGGACAGTCTGCAGCCAACCAcgactgtggaaaaaaaaaaagttgaagtgCTGACTTTAGACTCcagtcagactttcaaaatacCTCTAAGGCCCTGTAATGCCATTATACTGCTAATaatattttggtaacatttgattttactcataagcttctttaaaaaaaaaaatatctgaccTTGGGCCAGCATTCAGTGTAGTCCTCTCGAACCCCTTCCACCTTGTCATCATCTGTCACGTCAAGGTCCTTTTGACGCCACGTTTTAAAAGCTGCTCCCAAGAGGCCGTGCACGAACAGAACATCAGCTTTGATTGGCTGACTGAATATAAAGGATGAAAAACATGATTAACCCTCACTAAACAAAAGACatatttagcaaaaatgtattaaattgatcaaaagtgacagtaaagacatttataatattacaactgatttctattttaaataaacgctgttcttttaaactttctatgaatctagaataaaaatgtatcaaaatttcccccaaaatattaagcagcacagttgttttgaacattgataatatgtttcttgagcagcaaatcagcatagtagaatgatttctgaatgatcatgtgacactgaagactggagcaatggctgctgaaaatttagctttgatcacaggaataaattacattttagaatatattacaatgaaaaacagttattttaaattgcaaaactattttacaatattactgtatttaaagggatagttcacccaaaaatgaaaattacgtcattaattattcaccctccaaacctgtaagaccttcgttcatctccgaaacacaaattaagacatttttgatgaaatctgagagctttttgacgctgcatagacagcaacgtaactacCATGTtaaagacccagaaaagtagtaaggacatcgtcaTCTCCTGAACGTGTgctgaagactgacacggaagagaaattgttgaataaagatgttatttttgttttctttgcacacaaaaagtattctcatagctccATAAAATTGCAgtcgaaccactgatgtcacatggactattttaacaatgtccttactacctttctaggccttgaacgtgtcagttgtgttgctgtctatgctaGGTGAGAAGCTCtaagatttcattaaaaatatcttcatttgtgttctgaagatgaacggaggtcttacgggtttggaacaacgtgagggtgggtaattaatgacagaattttcaattttaggAGGACGTTCAAAAAACATGCGTACTTAGTGCGGCATTGTGGGTGCAATATGTAAACACCATCCTGGTATTTCTGTCGTACTGCATCTCTATCCAAATTGGCTAAAGCCCGGGCAGCATGAGATGCCTGCATGATGTGTGGTGACTGAATCATTTCAGCCAGGGCAGCCACCCAACCTAAACGTCAACCACAAAAGAGAATAATGAACtacttttttcaaaacaaagttTAATTCATAAATCAGTAATAATAAAGTACAAAGCTAACCTGATTGGACTATGGCAGTGTGCAAGCGCTCATTCAGGGCGAGATTTCCAATAATTCGCACAATGTTGCGTTGAATTTTTGGGGAGTCTCTGCGAAGCTGGTAGACTCTTTGCAAGAGCTGCAGTCCTCCATTAGCAACAATGTGGTCACAATGACTGTGGACCTGTGTACAAACAACAATCAAATGCTTCGAACTGATTTGCTAAAGTCAAATTCTTGATTAAAACTGATCTGAAGATACACATCAAACATACCTACAAAACATCACTCAACACACACAAGCATCCTGTTTTCTTTGATCACTGCTTACTTCCTTGCTACACAAATACATGTCACCTTGCAGAGTTTGTAAAACTTCACCTTTGAGTGCTGCACCAGGGCCTGCAGGCAGAACGTTTCCACCTTCTCAGAGGGGGTGGAAGTCAGACTTTGGGCATAAGGCAACCCATTTCCTCCAAAACACCACAGCCCTCCCTATAATCACAGATCAAAATGCACAGTTAATACAGTGGTGCTTTTATAAGgatatacatttgattaaatgaaGTACAAAGGTGCCTGTACACTTTTTCAGCATCTTTGATTCCAGAAGTGTTTCTCCTATTCACTTTCCCGTAGCGTTTTTAAAATTACTCGTTAAGTGgtgaatcacaacattacaaactcTGATCTGAAGCCAAATAGTATTCAAAAGAACACTTTCTGAAGGATAAAGAGTGTAGGTTTTTGTTAAACTATGAAGAAAAAGAATAGGATTTTTATTTCTGGAACTCAATTGTTGTACTCtattcaccttatttttgctgtaagaGCCTCCACAGCCATTTGTAGATTTTATGGGCAAACTGGATACCAGTTTGcgcccagctatttttagctgtacaaaacagcttgttttgctgcttgatattgcaaattggtgtgtcttaccattttattttaatgtattatcttaattatgaacacacagGTTTGTAGTGccaacagttttactgtttactgcctgttgttattcttcttgttatttccctatagcggctaatgaaccggaagtctcacccataggcttaatTCCGCGTTAAATAATAAGGTGGATCATTTGATTATGTACTGTATGTCTTACCCGTTGAGAAGCCAGTGATTGGCTGCTCTCTCTCAGTGCCAGAGAGGTGAAATACTGCACACACTGATCCACCTCCGACTGGGGCAGAGATGCCAGTAACTGCCTAAGCCCATCTTCTATCGATATATCCTACACATGCACAAAACATTAGCACGAGCAACTGACATTACACAGGAGTTCACTTTGGCTGTTTTGTGTTAACAACGGGTACCCACATCTTCAGTGTGTGGCAGTGGAGGAGGAGGGAGAAAGAAGCGCAGGTCCACTTTAGATGTGCGGGCGAGAGCCACAGCTGTACGTTGATCTATCACTTGTGCTGCAGTCTGGTACTGATAATCTGTGACGGACAAGACAAAAGAGTTGAGAGCTCACAGAGTTATAGTGACGTGCTTTTTCTCTGGTGGGCAAAGAGGTTTGCTGAGCAAGAACATGATGAGTTTTCTGTTAAGTCAGTAAACcttgatattttataataatgagaAAGGTTTAATAAGATTGAAGTGTGCTGCCATCTTTCACCCTGCCAGTGGTGATTCTGAGCCAGTTCTTGCACCGCCTGCTGTCTCACGGCCCGGTCGGCAGAGCAGGTTTTCTTCAGCAGCACCCATAGTGCACATTCATGAGGGTCTGCGTCTAGATGACTGAGATGCtctaatataaaaacaaacatcaacacACAACTTATTTCACATAATTGTAAACACAAAGACATACTGGAAATTACGGATCAATGTTTATTTGTagagcacatttaaaaacaatagagGTTtaccaaagtgctgtacaatTATAAAAGAATAGCAGTGAACTAAAAGGTAACAAgatgaagaaattatagaaaaaaaaaacaaaataaacaaacaatagatgATCAGCTTACAAGAGACCCAAAATAACATACTTAAGTACTGTTAAAAGCCAAGGAGAATAGATATGTCTTAAAACAGGACTGAAAAGCAGTGATGGGTGGGGTCGgtctaatgtaaattatattaaaatcatgATTTAAAGTGGTCATGACATTAGAAATTAAATTCGCCTTCATCTAAATGGATCATTTTGTGGAAAGAGAACAAGGgctgaaaatgatcatttttccACATACTATATTTAGGGGCCAATCAGCGAAGGTGACACACTGATAGAAGACAGTCTcatcattaaccacagcaaatttggagtgTCTAACTCCAAAGCTGTAGcaccaccacttgtccaaact
This is a stretch of genomic DNA from Labeo rohita strain BAU-BD-2019 chromosome 20, IGBB_LRoh.1.0, whole genome shotgun sequence. It encodes these proteins:
- the serac1 gene encoding protein SERAC1 isoform X2; protein product: MSVENTFRLYQVCLHRGCVFITYEVVTLNQAVTIDTSAILQEKHKSYIYLTHTTNREQDSLASDFTIKTRKELHKAARKFIEISSRVLLRPLDEHLSHLDADPHECALWVLLKKTCSADRAVRQQAVQELAQNHHWQDYQYQTAAQVIDQRTAVALARTSKVDLRFFLPPPPLPHTEDDISIEDGLRQLLASLPQSEVDQCVQYFTSLALRESSQSLASQRGGLWCFGGNGLPYAQSLTSTPSEKVETFCLQALVQHSKVHSHCDHIVANGGLQLLQRVYQLRRDSPKIQRNIVRIIGNLALNERLHTAIVQSGWVAALAEMIQSPHIMQASHAARALANLDRDAVRQKYQDGVYILHPQCRTNQPIKADVLFVHGLLGAAFKTWRQKDLDVTDDDKVEGVREDYTECWPKSWLAADCPNLRILSVEYDTHLSDWKAKCPAENQRKSLAYRSQELLRKLKDAGVGDRPVVWVAHSMGGLLVKKMLLDASKDPDLRPLIKNTKGILFYSVPHRGTFMAEYSVNVRYLLFPSIEVKELCRDSPALRNLNENFVNFAKEQEYKVLSFAESLPTSIGPMLKILVVPAQSADLGIGDLIQVNVDHLNICKPEKKDTFLYKRTLQFIQDALGGQRIK
- the serac1 gene encoding protein SERAC1 isoform X1; the protein is MCAIVGFLRVKPPMSASALRMIRVRRLSGTTGPAVKRTLPWKDFRKIAKVTGAVVLGGCVFITYEVVTLNQAVTIDTSAILQEKHKSYIYLTHTTNREQDSLASDFTIKTRKELHKAARKFIEISSRVLLRPLDEHLSHLDADPHECALWVLLKKTCSADRAVRQQAVQELAQNHHWQDYQYQTAAQVIDQRTAVALARTSKVDLRFFLPPPPLPHTEDDISIEDGLRQLLASLPQSEVDQCVQYFTSLALRESSQSLASQRGGLWCFGGNGLPYAQSLTSTPSEKVETFCLQALVQHSKVHSHCDHIVANGGLQLLQRVYQLRRDSPKIQRNIVRIIGNLALNERLHTAIVQSGWVAALAEMIQSPHIMQASHAARALANLDRDAVRQKYQDGVYILHPQCRTNQPIKADVLFVHGLLGAAFKTWRQKDLDVTDDDKVEGVREDYTECWPKSWLAADCPNLRILSVEYDTHLSDWKAKCPAENQRKSLAYRSQELLRKLKDAGVGDRPVVWVAHSMGGLLVKKMLLDASKDPDLRPLIKNTKGILFYSVPHRGTFMAEYSVNVRYLLFPSIEVKELCRDSPALRNLNENFVNFAKEQEYKVLSFAESLPTSIGPMLKILVVPAQSADLGIGDLIQVNVDHLNICKPEKKDTFLYKRTLQFIQDALGGQRIK